From a single Endozoicomonas euniceicola genomic region:
- a CDS encoding C2H2-type zinc finger protein — MGKKNNAPVFVFSKKMLAVVFLLWLAAMVDSARGEWVTPASVHQGGIAHVASRLWLQQQPVLKSAMDEKVAVSKRSAAVVILVEDDGFSVLATEPAAFTWQDACNATTLSDMNRHLRCHDPNALLTGLRATLQFSHSGESVQVTGFASVLQVQTTGGTDLAIAPFQSDSPGLPDQQYEQQYRAILEYLSRQRRKSEEIDRRTRCWTNAMSRLAPEKPDEVLRQEQKIKELRAPVRFHYSLAHRSAPQDETFWFFTDKMEGRKVVLTPDNNLSACSPVSLPSGSMVDLSNGSKRNPPPVDKPAATKSKKRKLSTSNSESPQSVTNPQTEGYPVIPDIPIKQEENVIEFGERKVLTSAELFIIKPESGITRKPPEPPFKTNCKILGAPAFWKLFTKKKRQQLKNRILEYINKTNEEREAHIEGLVREVRYEANEGDPYQALDGQRHVVAAKKLSKGAVLGHYRGSLWLIDENAPSPECGTLDQQISYSVNCDYKGEEATDDCQEMYWLSGYDDGNIFSCVNDCTVTSNADDNTGTLEPNVSFIIVYMDDFPVVMVVTTEDIPEGKGLWLSYGKPYWDYKNEPVVVPDGDDGHSGAGAKNKKHVCDVCGKKFARSIHLIVHKRTHTGEKPYECDVCQKRFVNSGNLAAHRLRHTGEKPHECDLCQKRFACSSNFVRHRRTHTGAKPYECDVCKKIFTQSGDLIRHKRTHTGEKPYKCDVCEKGFSASGNLATHRRSHTGEKPYECDKCQKRFTRSGNLIRHKRSHTGEKPYECDVCQKGFAYSSNLLRHQRTHTGAKPHECDVCKKIFTQSGDLIRHKRTHTGEKPYKCDVCQKGFAVSGNLAKHRLIHTGEKPYECDKCQKRFIRSGNLIRHKRSHTGERPYECDKCQKRFTQSEDLIRHKRTHTGEKPYECNVCQKRFALSSNLSKHKRTQHKNLPTEQPPQQ; from the coding sequence ATGGGCAAAAAAAATAACGCTCCAGTCTTTGTGTTTTCAAAAAAAATGTTGGCAGTGGTGTTTCTGCTGTGGCTGGCTGCCATGGTGGACAGCGCCCGTGGAGAATGGGTAACACCAGCTTCTGTACATCAGGGCGGGATTGCCCATGTTGCTTCAAGGCTCTGGCTTCAGCAACAACCCGTGCTTAAATCCGCTATGGATGAAAAAGTTGCGGTTTCAAAAAGATCGGCAGCGGTGGTTATTCTGGTAGAAGACGACGGTTTTAGTGTACTGGCCACTGAGCCGGCAGCCTTCACATGGCAGGATGCGTGTAATGCCACCACGCTTTCTGACATGAACCGGCATTTGCGCTGCCACGACCCCAATGCCCTGCTGACCGGGTTAAGAGCCACACTGCAGTTTAGTCACAGTGGGGAGTCTGTGCAGGTGACAGGGTTTGCGTCGGTTTTGCAGGTGCAGACCACCGGGGGAACAGACCTGGCCATTGCTCCTTTTCAGAGTGATAGCCCGGGTCTGCCCGACCAGCAATATGAACAACAGTACAGAGCCATTCTGGAGTACCTGTCCCGGCAAAGGAGAAAGTCTGAAGAGATAGACCGGCGAACAAGATGCTGGACAAACGCTATGTCAAGGTTAGCCCCTGAAAAACCGGACGAAGTGTTAAGGCAGGAGCAGAAAATAAAGGAGCTGCGAGCGCCCGTCAGGTTCCATTACTCACTGGCACACCGTTCGGCCCCGCAGGATGAAACGTTCTGGTTTTTTACGGACAAGATGGAGGGAAGAAAAGTTGTGTTGACTCCCGACAATAATCTTTCTGCCTGCTCCCCTGTTTCCCTGCCATCGGGGAGCATGGTTGACCTGTCTAATGGTTCCAAAAGAAATCCTCCACCCGTTGATAAACCAGCAGCTACGAAGAGCAAAAAAAGAAAACTCAGCACCAGTAATAGCGAGAGCCCGCAGAGTGTCACAAATCCGCAGACCGAGGGTTATCCCGTGATACCGGATATCCCCATAAAACAGGAAGAAAATGTCATTGAATTTGGTGAAAGAAAAGTCTTGACAAGTGCTGAACTGTTTATCATCAAGCCAGAAAGCGGTATTACCAGAAAACCGCCAGAACCGCCTTTCAAAACAAATTGCAAGATTCTGGGTGCCCCGGCATTCTGGAAACTTTTTACTAAGAAAAAGCGACAGCAACTGAAAAACAGGATATTGGAATATATTAATAAAACCAATGAAGAAAGAGAGGCGCACATCGAAGGCCTGGTCAGAGAGGTGCGGTACGAGGCAAACGAGGGCGACCCTTACCAGGCTCTGGACGGGCAAAGGCATGTGGTAGCCGCCAAAAAACTGTCCAAGGGTGCTGTACTGGGACATTACCGGGGCTCTCTCTGGTTGATAGATGAGAATGCCCCGTCTCCGGAGTGTGGTACATTAGACCAGCAAATATCCTATTCCGTTAACTGTGACTACAAAGGAGAAGAAGCCACGGATGATTGTCAGGAAATGTACTGGCTTTCAGGTTATGACGACGGCAATATTTTTTCCTGTGTTAACGACTGTACCGTCACCAGCAATGCCGACGACAATACCGGTACTTTAGAGCCAAACGTCAGTTTCATTATTGTTTATATGGATGATTTCCCCGTGGTTATGGTCGTGACAACAGAGGATATCCCGGAGGGCAAAGGACTCTGGCTGAGCTATGGAAAACCTTACTGGGACTATAAAAACGAACCGGTTGTGGTGCCCGACGGTGATGACGGTCATAGCGGAGCCGGAGCAAAAAACAAAAAACACGTGTGTGATGTGTGTGGAAAGAAGTTTGCTCGCTCCATACACCTCATAGTACACAAGCGCACCCACACCGGAGAGAAGCCTTATGAGTGCGATGTGTGTCAAAAGAGATTTGTTAACTCCGGAAACTTGGCAGCACACAGGCTCAGACACACCGGGGAAAAGCCTCATGAGTGCGATCTGTGTCAAAAGAGATTTGCCTGCTCCAGTAACTTCGTAAGACACAGGCGCACCCACACCGGGGCGAAGCCTTATGAGTGCGATGTGTGTAAAAAGATATTTACTCAATCCGGAGACCTCATAAGACACAAACGCACCCACACCGGAGAGAAGCCTTATAAGTGCGATGTGTGTGAAAAGGGATTTTCTGCTTCTGGAAACTTAGCAACACACAGGCGTAGCCACACCGGGGAGAAGCCTTATGAGTGCGATAAGTGCCAAAAGAGATTTACTCGATCCGGAAACCTCATAAGACACAAGCGCAGCCACACCGGAGAGAAGCCTTATGAGTGCGATGTGTGTCAAAAGGGATTTGCTTACTCCAGTAACCTCTTAAGACATCAGCGTACCCACACCGGGGCGAAGCCTCATGAGTGCGATGTGTGTAAAAAGATATTTACTCAATCAGGAGACCTCATAAGACACAAACGCACCCACACCGGAGAGAAGCCTTATAAGTGCGATGTGTGTCAAAAAGGATTTGCTGTTTCCGGAAACTTAGCAAAACACAGGCTCATACACACAGGAGAGAAGCCTTATGAGTGCGATAAGTGCCAAAAGAGATTTATTCGATCCGGAAACCTCATAAGACACAAGCGCAGCCACACCGGGGAGAGGCCTTATGAGTGCGATAAGTGCCAAAAGAGATTTACTCAATCCGAAGACCTCATAAGACACAAGCGCACCCACACCGGAGAGAAGCCTTATGAGTGCAATGTGTGTCAAAAGAGATTTGCTCTTTCCAGTAACCTCTCAAAACACAAGCGCACCCAACACAAGAACCTTCCAACAGAGCAACCGCCACAGCAATAG
- a CDS encoding C2H2-type zinc finger protein translates to MGKKNNAPVFVFSKKMLAVVFLLWLAAMVDSARGEWVTPASVHQIGTAHVASRLWLQQQPVLKSAMDEKVAVSKRSATVVILIEDDGFSVLITEPAVFTWQDACNATTLSDMTRHLRCHDPNALLTGLRATLQFSHSGESVQVTGFASVLQVQTTGGTDLAIAPFQSDSPGLPDQQYEQQYRAILEYLSRQRRKSEEIDRRTGCWTNAMSRLAPEKPDEVLRQEQKIKELRAPVRFHYSLAHRSAPQDETFWFFTDKMQGREIVLTPDNNLSACSPVSLPSGSMADLSNGSKRNPPPVDKPAATKSKKRKLSTSTSNSESPQSVTNPQTGGYPVIPDIPIKQEENVIEFGERKVLTSAELFIIKPESGITRKPPEPPFKTNCKIQGAPAFWKLFTKKKRQQLKNRILEYINKTNEEREAHIEGLVREVRYEANEGDPYQALDGQRHVVAAKKLSKGAVLGHYRGSLWLIDENAPSPECGTLDQQISYSVNCDYKEEGEKAADDCQEMYWLSGYDDGNIFSCVNDCTVTSNADDNTGTLEPNVSFIIVYMDDFPVVMVVTTGDIPEGKGLWLSYGEPYWDYKNEPVVVPDGDGDHSGAGAKNKKYKCDVCGRELANSGSLTRHKLTHTGEKPHECDVCQKGFMHSSDLTRHKRTHTGEKPYECDVCQKRFSLLNHLIVHKRTHTGEKPYECDKCQKRFTQSGGLVRHKRSHTGERPHECDKCQKRFTDSGNLATHRRSHTGEKPYECDKCQKRFSRLAHLVSHKHTQHKNLPTEQPPQQ, encoded by the coding sequence ATGGGCAAAAAAAATAACGCTCCAGTCTTTGTGTTTTCAAAAAAAATGTTGGCAGTGGTGTTTCTGCTGTGGCTGGCTGCCATGGTGGACAGCGCCCGTGGAGAATGGGTAACACCAGCTTCTGTACATCAGATCGGGACTGCTCATGTTGCTTCAAGGCTCTGGCTTCAGCAACAACCCGTGCTTAAATCCGCTATGGATGAAAAAGTCGCGGTTTCAAAAAGATCGGCAACGGTGGTTATTCTGATAGAAGACGACGGTTTTAGTGTACTGATCACTGAGCCGGCAGTCTTCACATGGCAGGATGCGTGCAATGCCACCACGCTTTCCGACATGACCCGGCATCTGCGCTGCCACGACCCCAATGCCCTGCTGACCGGGTTAAGAGCCACACTGCAGTTTAGTCACAGTGGGGAGTCTGTGCAGGTGACCGGGTTTGCGTCGGTTTTGCAGGTGCAGACCACCGGGGGAACAGACCTGGCCATTGCTCCCTTTCAGAGTGATAGCCCGGGTCTGCCCGACCAGCAATATGAACAACAATACAGAGCCATTCTGGAGTACCTGTCCCGGCAAAGGAGAAAGTCTGAAGAGATAGATCGGCGAACAGGATGCTGGACAAACGCTATGTCAAGGTTAGCCCCTGAAAAACCGGACGAAGTGTTAAGGCAGGAGCAGAAAATAAAGGAGCTGCGAGCGCCCGTCAGGTTCCATTACTCACTGGCACACCGTTCGGCCCCGCAGGATGAAACGTTCTGGTTTTTTACGGACAAGATGCAGGGAAGAGAAATTGTGCTGACTCCCGACAATAACCTTTCTGCCTGCTCCCCTGTTTCCCTGCCATCGGGGAGCATGGCTGACCTGTCCAATGGTTCCAAAAGAAATCCTCCACCCGTTGATAAACCAGCAGCTACGAAGAGCAAAAAAAGAAAACTCAGCACCAGCACTAGTAATAGCGAGAGCCCGCAGAGTGTCACAAATCCGCAGACCGGGGGTTATCCCGTGATACCGGATATCCCCATAAAACAGGAAGAAAATGTCATTGAATTTGGTGAAAGAAAAGTCTTGACAAGTGCTGAACTGTTTATCATCAAGCCGGAAAGCGGTATTACCAGAAAACCGCCAGAACCGCCTTTCAAAACAAATTGCAAGATTCAGGGTGCCCCGGCATTCTGGAAACTTTTTACTAAGAAAAAGCGACAGCAACTGAAAAACAGGATATTGGAATATATTAATAAAACCAATGAAGAAAGAGAGGCGCACATCGAAGGCCTGGTCAGAGAGGTGCGGTACGAGGCAAACGAGGGCGACCCTTACCAGGCTCTGGACGGGCAAAGGCATGTGGTAGCCGCCAAAAAACTGTCCAAGGGTGCTGTACTGGGGCATTACCGGGGCTCTCTCTGGTTGATAGATGAGAATGCCCCGTCTCCGGAGTGTGGTACATTAGACCAGCAAATATCCTATTCCGTTAACTGTGACTACAAAGAAGAAGGAGAGAAAGCCGCGGATGATTGTCAGGAAATGTACTGGCTTTCAGGTTATGACGACGGCAATATTTTTTCCTGCGTTAACGACTGTACCGTCACCAGCAATGCCGACGACAATACCGGTACTTTAGAGCCAAACGTCAGTTTCATTATTGTTTATATGGATGATTTCCCCGTGGTTATGGTCGTGACAACAGGGGATATCCCGGAGGGCAAAGGACTCTGGCTGAGCTATGGAGAACCTTACTGGGACTATAAAAACGAACCGGTTGTGGTGCCCGACGGTGATGGCGATCATAGCGGAGCCGGGGCAAAAAACAAAAAATATAAGTGTGATGTGTGTGGAAGGGAGCTTGCTAATTCCGGAAGTCTCACAAGACACAAGCTCACCCACACAGGAGAGAAGCCTCATGAGTGCGATGTGTGTCAAAAGGGATTTATGCACTCCAGTGACCTCACAAGACACAAGCGCACCCACACCGGAGAGAAGCCTTATGAGTGCGATGTGTGTCAAAAGAGATTTTCTCTACTCAATCACCTCATAGTACACAAACGCACTCACACCGGGGAGAAGCCTTATGAGTGCGATAAGTGCCAAAAGAGATTTACTCAATCCGGAGGCCTCGTAAGACACAAACGCAGCCACACAGGGGAGAGGCCTCATGAGTGCGATAAGTGCCAAAAGAGATTTACTGACTCCGGAAACTTAGCAACACACAGGCGTAGCCACACCGGGGAGAAGCCTTATGAGTGCGATAAGTGCCAAAAGAGATTTTCTCGACTCGCACACCTCGTAAGTCACAAGCACACCCAACACAAGAACCTTCCAACAGAGCAACCGCCACAGCAATAG